The following are encoded together in the Mumia sp. Pv4-285 genome:
- a CDS encoding primosomal protein N', translating into MTEKQDAQPALVQEVAPAPAPSASDPRFAGAAAELPIARVVADVSLAHLDRPFDYLVPADLDEAAVPGCRVVVRFAGKQVGGFVLERAASTEHTGRLGRISRVLSSEVVLRPDVVRLCREVADRYAGVFADVVRLAVPPRHARAEKKPGPDVAPDPLGAPTADAWASYEGGHGFVDALAAGESPRAVWSALPPEPPERALAQAVDATLRSGRGVVVCVPDVADVARADAVFREVLGPGRHVVLTADLGPSARYAAFLALARGQVRAVVGTRAAAFAPVHDLGLVAVWDDGDDLLAEPRAPYPHAREVLLTRAWDSGCAVLVGGYARTAEAQQLVASGWCRSLTAPMAQRRTSWPRISVDAGAGALQAARVPGAAFAAVRSGLASGPVLVQVPRAGYRAALACQDCRTPARCAHCTGPLAQTGAGDVPRCRWCGTAAVDWSCAACGGRRLRAPVTGERRTAEELGRAFPGVRVRSSVGDAVLSEVPAESAIVVATPGAEPHADGGYAAALLLDTGAALARPDLRTHEESLRRWLNAAALVRPSSAGGQVVAVGEPSLPVLQALVRADPVGHAERELAARLEARLPPAVRLAAVEGELPALRDLVHGPWPQPAQVLGPVELRAPDPEEEHPWGRLIVAVPRAEGAGLARRLQVAQAERSVRKLRPYRITIDPQSLG; encoded by the coding sequence GTGACAGAGAAGCAGGACGCACAGCCGGCGCTGGTGCAGGAGGTCGCTCCTGCGCCGGCGCCGTCTGCATCGGATCCGCGTTTCGCGGGCGCAGCCGCAGAGCTGCCCATCGCGCGGGTCGTGGCCGACGTGAGCCTGGCGCACCTCGACCGGCCGTTCGACTACCTCGTGCCCGCTGATCTGGACGAGGCCGCTGTTCCGGGCTGCCGGGTGGTCGTGCGGTTCGCCGGCAAGCAGGTGGGGGGTTTCGTCCTCGAACGCGCCGCGTCGACCGAGCACACGGGCAGGCTCGGACGCATCTCGCGGGTGCTGTCGAGCGAGGTCGTGCTGCGGCCCGACGTCGTACGCCTGTGCCGGGAGGTCGCCGACCGGTACGCCGGGGTGTTCGCCGACGTGGTGCGTCTCGCCGTTCCCCCGCGGCATGCGCGGGCCGAGAAGAAGCCCGGGCCTGACGTCGCGCCCGACCCGCTCGGAGCTCCCACCGCCGACGCGTGGGCGTCGTACGAGGGTGGCCACGGCTTCGTCGACGCGCTGGCTGCCGGCGAGTCGCCGCGCGCAGTCTGGAGTGCGCTGCCCCCGGAACCGCCGGAGCGGGCTCTCGCGCAGGCGGTCGACGCGACGCTGCGTTCCGGCCGCGGCGTGGTGGTGTGCGTCCCCGACGTGGCCGACGTCGCGCGCGCCGACGCGGTGTTCCGGGAGGTCCTCGGCCCGGGGCGGCACGTGGTGCTGACCGCCGACCTCGGCCCGTCGGCGCGGTACGCCGCGTTCCTGGCCCTCGCGCGGGGGCAGGTGCGCGCGGTCGTCGGGACCCGGGCGGCCGCGTTCGCGCCGGTCCACGACCTGGGTCTCGTCGCGGTCTGGGACGACGGCGACGACCTGCTCGCCGAGCCCCGCGCCCCGTACCCGCACGCCCGGGAGGTCCTCCTGACCCGAGCCTGGGACTCGGGTTGCGCCGTGCTGGTCGGCGGCTACGCGCGGACGGCCGAGGCGCAGCAGCTGGTCGCCTCCGGCTGGTGCCGTTCGCTCACTGCGCCGATGGCCCAGCGACGGACCAGCTGGCCGCGGATCTCCGTCGACGCGGGCGCCGGGGCCCTGCAGGCGGCCCGCGTCCCCGGCGCTGCGTTCGCCGCCGTGCGTTCGGGCCTGGCGTCGGGGCCCGTCCTCGTCCAGGTGCCTCGTGCCGGGTACCGTGCGGCGCTCGCGTGCCAGGACTGCCGCACACCGGCCCGGTGCGCGCACTGCACCGGTCCGCTCGCGCAGACGGGTGCCGGCGACGTGCCGCGGTGCCGCTGGTGCGGGACCGCAGCCGTCGACTGGTCGTGCGCGGCTTGCGGCGGACGCCGATTGCGGGCTCCGGTGACGGGGGAGCGTCGCACCGCCGAAGAGCTCGGTCGTGCCTTCCCCGGAGTCCGGGTGCGCAGCTCGGTCGGAGACGCGGTCCTGTCGGAGGTCCCGGCGGAGTCCGCGATCGTGGTGGCCACTCCCGGGGCCGAGCCGCACGCCGACGGCGGGTACGCCGCAGCGCTCCTCCTCGACACCGGCGCCGCGCTGGCACGACCCGACCTGCGCACGCACGAGGAGTCGCTGCGCAGGTGGCTGAACGCCGCGGCCCTGGTCCGTCCCTCGAGCGCCGGCGGGCAGGTCGTGGCGGTCGGAGAGCCGTCGCTGCCGGTGCTTCAGGCGCTCGTCCGCGCCGACCCGGTCGGCCACGCCGAGCGCGAGCTCGCCGCGCGCCTCGAGGCCCGGCTTCCTCCGGCCGTACGCCTCGCCGCGGTCGAGGGCGAGCTGCCCGCGCTGCGCGACCTGGTCCACGGTCCGTGGCCGCAGCCGGCCCAGGTCCTCGGACCGGTCGAGCTGCGAGCGCCCGACCCCGAGGAGGAGCACCCCTGGGGCCGGCTCATCGTGGCCGTCCCGCGGGCGGAGGGCGCAGGCCTCGCGCGGCGCCTCCAGGTCGCGCAGGCCGAGCGCTCCGTCCGCAAGCTCAGGCCGTACCGGATCACCATCGACCCGCAGTCCCTCGGTTGA
- a CDS encoding S66 family peptidase, translating to MDAPMHPLIRPPKARPGDRVAVLSPSWAAPAHFPAVHEQAVRRLRELTGLEPVEYPTTRADSSPEARAHDVNAAFADPEIRAVVATIGGDDQITVVRHLDPALVRADPKPFLGYSDNTNLLNWLWVNGVAGFYGGSTQVHLGPGPGVDAVHAASLRAALFSGGTLELTDPGESEDLGRPWTDPASLTSYGEREATEPWTWHGPERVVTGRTWGGCLEILEWILTADRFPLPATVLDGGVLLVETSEELPTAQVVGRILRSIGERGILSAVDAVLVGRPPTSDLEHRPPAEERRRLRDAQRDVAVATVAAYNPDAVVVVGIPFGHTRPQWILPYGGTVTVDGVRRRVVADYG from the coding sequence ATGGACGCGCCGATGCACCCGCTCATCCGTCCCCCGAAGGCCCGCCCGGGTGACCGCGTCGCCGTGCTCTCTCCGTCGTGGGCGGCGCCGGCGCACTTCCCCGCCGTGCACGAGCAGGCCGTGCGCCGGTTGCGTGAGCTCACCGGTCTGGAGCCGGTCGAGTACCCGACCACCCGCGCCGACTCCTCGCCCGAGGCGCGGGCGCACGACGTCAACGCCGCCTTTGCCGACCCCGAGATCCGCGCCGTCGTCGCCACGATCGGCGGTGACGACCAGATCACCGTCGTACGGCACCTGGATCCGGCACTCGTCCGGGCCGACCCGAAGCCGTTCCTGGGCTACAGCGACAACACGAACCTGCTCAACTGGCTGTGGGTGAACGGCGTGGCCGGCTTCTACGGCGGGTCGACGCAGGTCCACCTCGGTCCTGGTCCGGGCGTCGACGCGGTGCACGCCGCGTCGCTGCGGGCAGCCCTCTTCTCGGGCGGCACGCTCGAGCTGACCGACCCGGGCGAGTCCGAGGACCTCGGACGGCCGTGGACGGATCCGGCCTCGCTGACCTCGTACGGCGAACGCGAGGCCACCGAGCCGTGGACCTGGCACGGCCCCGAGCGGGTCGTCACCGGTCGCACGTGGGGAGGCTGCCTCGAGATCCTCGAGTGGATCCTCACGGCGGACCGCTTCCCGTTGCCGGCCACGGTGCTCGACGGCGGCGTCCTGCTCGTCGAGACGTCGGAGGAGCTCCCGACCGCTCAGGTCGTCGGCCGGATCCTCCGGTCGATCGGAGAGCGCGGGATCCTGTCGGCCGTGGACGCCGTCCTCGTCGGCAGGCCGCCGACCTCGGACCTCGAGCACCGCCCGCCTGCCGAGGAGCGTCGCCGCCTCCGCGACGCCCAGCGCGACGTGGCGGTCGCGACGGTCGCTGCGTACAACCCGGACGCTGTGGTCGTCGTCGGCATCCCGTTCGGCCACACCCGCCCGCAGTGGATCCTCCCGTACGGGGGCACGGTCACCGTCGACGGCGTACGACGGCGCGTCGTGGCCGACTACGGCTGA
- the fmt gene encoding methionyl-tRNA formyltransferase gives MRLVFAGTPAVALPALDALVASAHEVVAVVTRPDARAGRGRTLRPSPVAERALDLGIEVLRPPRPSDPDFVARLREIAPDCAPVVAYGGLIPADVLTIPKLGWVNLHFSVLPAWRGAAPVQHALIAGDEVTGASVFSLVPELDAGPVFGLLTERIRPEDTAGTLLARLADVGSGLLVDVIDHLEAGDIEARTQPEDGLSYAPKLTTEDAAIDWAVPALGVDRRIRGCTPAPGAWTTYAGERLKVGPVTVLDEADLSPGEVGVSKSEVRVGTGTTDVRLGEVQPHGKKPMAAADWARGVRPDPGARLG, from the coding sequence GTGAGACTCGTCTTCGCCGGGACCCCCGCGGTCGCGCTGCCTGCCCTGGATGCCCTCGTCGCCAGCGCCCACGAGGTCGTGGCGGTCGTCACCCGTCCCGACGCGCGCGCCGGCCGCGGTCGTACGCTCCGCCCGTCGCCCGTGGCCGAGCGGGCGCTGGACCTCGGCATCGAGGTGCTCCGGCCACCGCGTCCGAGCGACCCCGACTTCGTGGCGCGTCTGCGCGAGATCGCGCCCGACTGCGCGCCCGTCGTCGCCTACGGCGGGCTGATCCCCGCCGACGTGCTCACGATCCCGAAGCTCGGCTGGGTCAACCTGCACTTCTCGGTGCTTCCGGCGTGGCGCGGTGCCGCCCCGGTCCAGCACGCACTCATCGCGGGCGACGAGGTGACGGGGGCGTCGGTGTTCTCGTTGGTGCCTGAGCTCGACGCGGGGCCGGTGTTCGGGCTCCTGACGGAGCGCATCCGACCCGAGGACACCGCAGGCACGCTGCTCGCACGCCTTGCGGACGTGGGCTCAGGCCTGCTCGTGGACGTCATCGACCATCTCGAGGCGGGCGACATCGAGGCGCGCACGCAGCCCGAGGACGGCCTCTCGTACGCACCGAAGCTGACCACCGAGGACGCGGCGATCGACTGGGCGGTCCCCGCGCTCGGCGTCGACCGGCGGATCCGCGGCTGCACGCCCGCTCCGGGAGCATGGACGACGTACGCGGGGGAGCGGCTGAAGGTCGGCCCTGTCACCGTGCTCGACGAGGCCGACCTGTCGCCCGGTGAGGTCGGCGTCTCGAAGTCGGAGGTGCGGGTCGGGACCGGGACCACCGACGTGCGCCTCGGAGAGGTCCAGCCGCACGGCAAGAAGCCGATGGCCGCCGCCGACTGGGCGCGCGGCGTACGCCCTGACCCGGGAGCCCGCCTTGGCTGA
- a CDS encoding RsmB/NOP family class I SAM-dependent RNA methyltransferase: protein MAERRDRPQTRQRVDPTRKVAWEVLRAVEEQDAYVNLLLPGLLRDHGITGRDAAFTTELTHGTIRRSRTYDAVLDTLAPKGIDAPVRDVLRLGTHQLLAMRVPSHAAVSTSVDLTRAVIGHRPASFVNAVLRRVAAADLETWLERVAPPYGEDPVGHLAVVHAHPRWVVEAFRDALGEAADELPALLAADNAAPQVTLVVRPGLAEPDDIAGLDGEPGEWSPYAFRIAGGDPGSIPGVRDGRIGVQDEGSQLVAIVGASAPVDGADDRWLDLCAGPGGKAALLGAIAAGRGGSLVANEITPHRAELVRSAVRLLDNTDVSVDDGRTLEAAAPFDRVVVDAPCTGLGALRRRPEARWRRQPSDLESLTALQRDLLDHAIDLTRVGGLVTYATCSPHLRETRGIVEATLAARDDVELVDAATVLPDVPHLDRSAPYVQLWPHLHGTDAMFVAVLRRID, encoded by the coding sequence TTGGCTGAGCGTCGTGACCGCCCCCAGACGCGTCAGCGCGTCGATCCCACCCGCAAGGTGGCGTGGGAGGTGCTGCGCGCGGTCGAGGAGCAGGACGCGTACGTCAACCTCCTGCTTCCCGGTCTGCTGCGCGATCACGGCATCACCGGCCGCGACGCCGCGTTCACCACCGAGCTGACCCATGGCACCATCCGCCGCTCGAGGACGTACGACGCCGTGCTCGACACGCTTGCGCCGAAGGGGATCGACGCACCCGTGCGTGACGTGCTCCGGCTCGGCACCCACCAGCTGCTCGCGATGCGCGTACCCAGCCATGCCGCCGTCTCGACGAGCGTGGACCTCACGCGCGCGGTGATCGGTCATCGGCCCGCCTCCTTCGTGAACGCGGTCCTGCGGCGGGTGGCGGCAGCCGACCTGGAGACCTGGCTGGAGCGGGTCGCACCGCCGTACGGCGAGGACCCGGTCGGCCACCTCGCGGTGGTCCATGCGCACCCGCGCTGGGTGGTCGAGGCGTTCCGCGACGCGCTGGGCGAGGCGGCCGACGAGCTGCCGGCGCTGCTCGCGGCGGACAACGCGGCTCCGCAGGTCACGCTCGTGGTGCGCCCTGGCCTCGCGGAACCGGACGACATCGCCGGTCTCGACGGTGAGCCGGGGGAGTGGTCGCCGTACGCGTTCCGGATCGCCGGCGGAGACCCCGGCAGCATTCCCGGCGTGCGCGACGGCCGGATCGGCGTCCAGGACGAAGGCTCGCAGCTGGTGGCGATCGTCGGCGCGTCTGCGCCGGTCGACGGCGCGGACGACCGCTGGCTCGACCTCTGTGCGGGGCCCGGCGGCAAGGCGGCGCTGCTCGGCGCGATCGCTGCCGGACGCGGAGGCAGCCTGGTCGCGAACGAGATCACGCCGCACCGCGCGGAGCTCGTCCGGTCGGCCGTGCGCCTGCTCGACAACACGGACGTGTCGGTCGACGACGGCAGGACGCTGGAGGCTGCTGCGCCGTTCGACCGGGTCGTCGTCGATGCGCCGTGCACGGGCCTCGGAGCGCTACGCCGGCGTCCCGAGGCACGGTGGCGCCGACAGCCGTCGGACCTCGAGTCGCTGACCGCGCTGCAGCGTGACCTGCTCGACCACGCGATCGACCTGACGCGCGTCGGGGGCCTGGTGACGTACGCGACCTGCTCGCCACACCTGCGCGAGACGCGTGGCATCGTCGAGGCGACCCTGGCCGCGCGCGACGACGTCGAGCTCGTCGACGCTGCCACCGTGCTCCCGGACGTGCCGCACCTCGACCGCAGCGCCCCGTACGTCCAGCTGTGGCCACACCTGCACGGGACGGATGCGATGTTCGTCGCCGTCCTGCGGCGCATCGACTAG
- a CDS encoding SDR family oxidoreductase, which produces MTTAGVVVVTGASRGLGAFIARRLAADGWSVAVNYRRGREAADGVVEDIRAAGGVAEAFAADVVDEGEVARLFGEVADRLGPVTAVVANATGPQPSAGVEELTWRSHLDQLEFFVKSPTLLVQAALPSMREAGGGRVVMIGSDMTTRALPRASAYVAAKTAQIGLTKVWAKELGPAGITVNLVEPGWIPVERHSGADTTAYAAEVPMGRMGTPDDVAAMVAHLVSDAGGFVTGQQITVNGGHVL; this is translated from the coding sequence GTGACTACCGCGGGTGTCGTCGTCGTGACAGGGGCCTCGCGTGGCCTGGGTGCGTTCATCGCGCGACGGCTGGCGGCCGACGGCTGGTCGGTGGCGGTCAACTACCGTCGCGGCCGCGAGGCCGCGGACGGTGTCGTCGAGGACATCCGCGCCGCTGGAGGTGTGGCAGAGGCGTTCGCTGCCGACGTCGTCGACGAGGGCGAGGTTGCGCGCCTGTTCGGCGAGGTCGCCGACCGGCTCGGGCCCGTGACCGCCGTCGTCGCCAACGCGACCGGCCCGCAGCCGTCCGCCGGGGTGGAGGAGCTCACCTGGCGCTCCCACCTGGACCAGCTCGAGTTCTTCGTGAAGAGCCCGACGCTGCTCGTCCAGGCGGCGCTCCCGTCGATGCGGGAGGCAGGCGGAGGCCGGGTCGTGATGATCGGGTCCGACATGACGACGCGTGCGCTGCCGCGCGCCTCGGCGTACGTCGCGGCGAAGACCGCGCAGATCGGTCTGACGAAGGTCTGGGCCAAGGAGCTCGGCCCGGCAGGCATCACGGTGAACCTCGTGGAGCCCGGCTGGATCCCGGTCGAGCGCCACTCCGGCGCAGACACCACCGCGTACGCGGCCGAGGTGCCGATGGGCAGGATGGGCACACCCGACGACGTCGCCGCCATGGTGGCCCACCTCGTCTCCGACGCCGGCGGTTTCGTCACCGGGCAGCAGATCACCGTCAACGGCGGCCACGTCCTCTGA
- the rpe gene encoding ribulose-phosphate 3-epimerase: protein MGLRISPSILSADFANLERDVTRIANADWVHVDVMDNHFVPNLTLGLPVLEAISKVTAVPVDAHLMIADPDRWAPAYAEAGAQSVTFHVEAAAAPVRLARELRAQGARASMGLKPATPIEPYEDLLPELDMVLLMTVEPGFGGQAFLDIMLPKIRRTRALLDKHGGDIWLQVDGGVSASTIERCAEAGADTFVAGSAVFGADDPATMVDQLRDAAAEATHRHA, encoded by the coding sequence ATGGGCCTGCGCATCTCGCCGAGCATCCTCTCCGCCGACTTCGCCAACCTCGAGCGCGACGTCACCCGGATCGCCAACGCGGACTGGGTCCACGTCGACGTCATGGACAACCACTTCGTCCCCAACCTGACGCTGGGCCTCCCGGTGCTCGAGGCGATCAGCAAGGTGACCGCCGTCCCGGTCGACGCGCACCTGATGATCGCCGACCCGGACCGCTGGGCACCCGCGTACGCCGAGGCGGGCGCGCAGAGCGTGACCTTCCACGTCGAGGCCGCGGCGGCCCCCGTACGCCTCGCTCGGGAGCTGCGCGCGCAGGGAGCGCGGGCCTCGATGGGTCTCAAGCCCGCGACACCGATCGAGCCGTACGAAGACCTGCTCCCAGAGCTCGACATGGTGCTGCTGATGACGGTCGAGCCCGGCTTCGGCGGACAGGCGTTCCTCGACATCATGCTTCCGAAGATCCGCCGGACGCGGGCGCTCCTCGACAAGCACGGCGGCGACATCTGGCTCCAGGTCGACGGTGGGGTCTCCGCGAGCACGATCGAGCGCTGCGCCGAGGCGGGCGCGGACACGTTCGTCGCCGGCTCCGCGGTGTTCGGGGCCGACGACCCCGCGACGATGGTCGACCAGCTGCGCGACGCCGCGGCCGAGGCGACGCACCGCCACGCCTGA
- the ribD gene encoding bifunctional diaminohydroxyphosphoribosylaminopyrimidine deaminase/5-amino-6-(5-phosphoribosylamino)uracil reductase RibD, translating to MADHHEQAAMRRALEAAREAVEKALPNPRVGCVLLDAHGQVVAVGAHRGAGTSHAEADALARAGDRARGTTAVVTLEPCNHTGRTGPCSEALIAAGVTRVVYGAEDPNPVAAGGADRLRGAGVEVEGGLLAAEAERLNVAWTHAVRTGRPFVTWKFAATLDGRSAAADGTSRWISGPDARLDVQRLRAACDAILVGTGTVRVDDPRLTLRDDEDAPLPYAVQPTRVVMGESVVPAEARVRDDEAPFLHLETRDVGTALAALAAQEIRHVWLEGGPRLAGAFIAAGAVDEVVAYLAPALLGAGATALSGTGIDTIADQVRLDVTDVARVGPDLRLTARPRTAALTDEDRS from the coding sequence GTGGCCGATCACCACGAGCAGGCGGCGATGCGCCGCGCACTCGAGGCTGCCCGCGAAGCCGTCGAGAAGGCGCTCCCGAACCCCCGTGTCGGCTGCGTCCTCCTCGACGCCCACGGGCAGGTCGTGGCGGTGGGCGCTCACCGCGGAGCCGGTACGTCCCACGCCGAGGCCGACGCCCTCGCTCGGGCCGGCGATCGCGCGCGCGGCACCACCGCCGTCGTCACGCTGGAGCCCTGCAACCACACGGGACGCACGGGCCCGTGCTCGGAGGCCTTGATCGCCGCCGGCGTCACGCGCGTCGTGTACGGCGCAGAAGACCCGAACCCCGTCGCGGCGGGGGGTGCCGACCGCCTCCGCGGGGCCGGGGTCGAGGTCGAGGGCGGCCTGCTCGCCGCCGAGGCGGAGCGGCTCAACGTCGCCTGGACCCACGCCGTACGCACCGGGCGGCCGTTCGTGACCTGGAAGTTCGCGGCGACCCTCGACGGGCGCAGCGCAGCCGCCGACGGGACGAGCAGATGGATCTCCGGACCCGATGCCCGTCTCGACGTCCAGCGCCTGCGTGCCGCGTGCGACGCCATCCTTGTCGGCACGGGCACGGTGCGCGTCGACGACCCGCGCCTGACGCTGCGCGACGACGAGGACGCACCTCTTCCGTACGCCGTCCAGCCGACCCGGGTCGTGATGGGGGAGAGCGTCGTCCCGGCCGAGGCGCGGGTCCGCGACGACGAGGCACCGTTCCTGCACCTCGAGACCCGCGACGTCGGCACGGCGCTCGCGGCGCTGGCTGCGCAGGAGATCCGTCACGTGTGGCTCGAGGGCGGGCCACGCCTCGCCGGAGCGTTCATCGCGGCCGGCGCCGTGGACGAGGTCGTCGCCTACCTGGCGCCTGCGCTGCTGGGCGCCGGTGCGACAGCTTTGAGCGGCACCGGCATCGACACCATCGCCGACCAGGTCCGTCTCGACGTGACCGACGTCGCCCGGGTCGGACCCGACCTGCGGCTCACCGCCCGCCCGCGTACGGCGGCACTCACAGATGAGGACCGATCCTGA
- a CDS encoding riboflavin synthase: protein MFTGIVEELGSVAGIEEQDDAIRLTVRGPLVVSDAAHGDSIAVNGCCLTVTDHDTESFTVDVMKESLDKTSLGALAVGDPVNLERAMRADGRFGGHIVQGHVDGTGEVRARTPSEHWEVVEIAFPADLGRYLVPKGSITVDGTSLTVVDVGPDSFTVSLIPTTLDATTLGTKQPGAPVNLEVDVLAKYVQRMLASGGEV, encoded by the coding sequence ATGTTCACCGGAATCGTCGAAGAGCTCGGCAGCGTCGCCGGGATCGAGGAGCAGGACGATGCGATCCGTCTGACGGTCCGCGGTCCGCTGGTCGTGTCCGACGCTGCCCACGGTGACTCGATCGCCGTGAACGGGTGCTGCCTCACGGTGACCGACCACGACACGGAGTCGTTCACCGTCGACGTGATGAAGGAGTCGCTCGACAAGACGTCGCTGGGTGCGCTGGCGGTCGGCGACCCGGTGAACCTGGAGCGGGCCATGCGCGCCGACGGCCGGTTCGGCGGTCACATCGTGCAGGGTCATGTCGACGGCACCGGCGAAGTGCGTGCGAGGACACCGAGCGAGCACTGGGAGGTCGTCGAGATCGCCTTCCCGGCCGATCTCGGCCGCTACCTCGTCCCCAAGGGATCGATCACCGTCGACGGCACCTCGCTGACGGTCGTCGACGTCGGCCCCGACTCGTTCACCGTGTCGTTGATCCCGACGACGCTCGACGCGACCACGCTGGGCACCAAGCAGCCGGGCGCGCCGGTGAACCTGGAGGTGGACGTGCTGGCGAAGTACGTCCAGCGGATGCTCGCGTCGGGTGGAGAGGTGTGA
- the pnuC gene encoding nicotinamide riboside transporter PnuC has translation MSLLTDLYDAHLTIGGHAIAWREIVGNAFGLASAIGGMRRRVWAWPVGIVGNVLLFTVFLGTALGGHGAPLYGQAARQVFFVAVSIYGWQRWRSTRRAPDAPAVVPRWATPRERVAYLLAAAVGVVFCAWLFTQIGAGWPAPDWYYVADAWIFVGSILATFAMARGWVDFWLVWLAVDLVGVPELLYFHYYPSAVLYAVYAGFVVWGFVVWLRVARAEAPKHDRSTEVVGT, from the coding sequence ATGAGCCTCCTCACCGACCTCTACGACGCGCACCTGACGATCGGCGGGCACGCGATCGCGTGGCGCGAGATCGTCGGCAACGCGTTCGGTCTCGCCTCCGCGATCGGCGGCATGCGTCGCAGGGTGTGGGCCTGGCCGGTCGGCATCGTCGGCAACGTCTTGCTGTTCACGGTCTTCCTCGGCACCGCGCTCGGCGGTCACGGTGCGCCGTTGTACGGGCAGGCCGCGCGGCAGGTGTTCTTCGTGGCGGTGTCCATCTACGGCTGGCAGCGCTGGCGCAGCACCCGGCGAGCCCCTGACGCGCCGGCCGTCGTGCCCCGCTGGGCGACGCCGCGCGAGCGCGTCGCGTACCTGCTGGCAGCCGCTGTCGGCGTGGTCTTCTGCGCGTGGCTGTTCACGCAGATCGGCGCGGGCTGGCCGGCACCCGACTGGTACTACGTCGCCGACGCCTGGATCTTCGTCGGCTCGATCCTTGCCACGTTCGCCATGGCGCGCGGGTGGGTCGACTTCTGGCTCGTCTGGCTCGCCGTCGACCTGGTCGGCGTCCCCGAGCTCCTGTACTTCCACTACTACCCCTCGGCGGTGCTGTACGCGGTCTACGCAGGCTTCGTCGTCTGGGGCTTCGTGGTGTGGCTGCGCGTGGCGCGCGCCGAAGCGCCGAAGCACGACCGATCAACGGAGGTGGTGGGCACATGA